One Brevibacillus choshinensis genomic window carries:
- a CDS encoding DUF1904 family protein, with protein MPQLIVRGIKPEKLATVSEPLLEELAVLCGCGTDNFTIECLHTTGVFGGGVVESFPFVEVAWFERGQETRDKFAEIVTRHVLSLDIPEVEMAFIAYQKESYYANGKHF; from the coding sequence ATGCCACAATTAATCGTACGAGGCATCAAACCAGAAAAATTGGCAACAGTCAGTGAGCCGCTCCTTGAGGAATTGGCCGTTCTCTGCGGCTGCGGCACGGATAATTTTACGATCGAGTGTTTACATACGACAGGTGTTTTTGGAGGAGGGGTGGTAGAATCCTTTCCTTTCGTAGAAGTGGCATGGTTCGAGCGGGGACAGGAGACGCGAGACAAGTTTGCGGAAATCGTCACACGGCACGTCCTGTCACTCGACATCCCAGAAGTGGAAATGGCCTTTATTGCCTACCAAAAGGAAAGCTACTACGCGAATGGAAAACATTTTTAG
- the rluF gene encoding 23S rRNA pseudouridine(2604) synthase RluF has protein sequence MRINKYISETGFCSRRESDKLIEARRVTINGKLAELGSTVAPGDDVRIDGQPVGAKKKAVYIALNKPVGITCTTELHVKGNIVDFVNHPERIFPIGRLDKDSQGLILLTNDGDIVNKILRAENNHEKEYIVTVDKPITPEFVQGMSGGVRILGTVTKPCKVTKIGDRVFKIILTQGLNRQIRRMCQAFGYQVRQLKRVRIMNIQLDNLKIGQWRDLTQQELVELNKNL, from the coding sequence ATGCGAATCAATAAGTACATAAGCGAAACCGGCTTTTGCTCGCGCAGAGAGTCCGACAAGCTCATCGAAGCCAGGCGGGTGACGATCAATGGCAAGCTGGCCGAGCTGGGCAGCACCGTAGCACCGGGCGACGATGTACGCATCGATGGACAACCTGTCGGAGCCAAGAAAAAAGCAGTCTACATCGCGCTCAACAAGCCTGTGGGGATCACCTGCACGACCGAACTTCATGTCAAAGGGAATATCGTCGATTTCGTCAATCACCCCGAGCGTATCTTCCCCATCGGCAGACTGGATAAAGATTCCCAGGGGTTGATCCTGCTCACCAATGACGGGGATATCGTCAACAAAATCCTGAGGGCAGAGAACAACCACGAAAAAGAGTACATCGTCACCGTCGACAAGCCCATCACGCCAGAGTTCGTGCAGGGGATGTCCGGAGGCGTCCGAATCCTCGGTACCGTCACCAAGCCTTGCAAGGTCACCAAAATCGGCGACCGTGTCTTCAAAATCATCCTCACCCAAGGCCTCAACCGCCAGATCAGACGCATGTGCCAGGCGTTCGGCTATCAGGTGCGCCAGCTCAAACGGGTAAGGATCATGAACATCCAGCTGGACAATCTCAAGATCGGACAATGGCGCGACCTGACCCAGCAAGAGCTGGTGGAATTGAATAAGAATCTGTAA
- the thrC gene encoding threonine synthase, whose product MKLVCVDCNKEYPAESFDYQCVCGGLFDIVHDTKHLDAEQLKRVFHDRLSERMTPYASGVWRYKELIFPELAEEFITTKYEGNTGLYSSELLQSYTGNRKVLLKAQSENPSGSFKDNGMTVAVSHGRSLGYKRFTCTSTGNTSSSLAMYASMAQGESYVFVPNKNISLNKVLQTLAYGARVISFDGTYDDGIRFYEQHSKELGLYICNSINPFRIEGQKSIVYEIAQYLNWNLPDWVVIPGGALSNVTALGKGLQDLKTLGFIEKVPRVALVQAEGASPFHQMVSKGRTQLIPEPHPYTRASALNIGNPPSWKKALRTLEETRGVTCSVTDQEILDAKALVDKSGIGCEPASAATVAGLRKLVSQQIIDKDETAVCILTGNMLKDTDALHEYHLGETSKGAFRNTIQSAELSLENIARLL is encoded by the coding sequence ATGAAATTGGTTTGTGTCGATTGCAACAAGGAATACCCTGCTGAATCCTTTGACTATCAATGCGTGTGCGGCGGCTTGTTTGACATTGTCCACGACACCAAGCATCTGGACGCGGAACAGTTGAAGCGCGTCTTTCACGATCGCCTGTCAGAACGCATGACTCCCTATGCCAGCGGAGTGTGGCGCTACAAGGAGCTGATCTTTCCCGAGCTCGCGGAAGAGTTCATTACGACCAAATACGAGGGCAATACCGGCCTGTACTCCTCTGAGCTGCTTCAGTCATACACCGGGAATCGTAAAGTCCTGCTGAAAGCGCAAAGTGAAAATCCAAGCGGCTCTTTTAAAGACAACGGGATGACTGTCGCTGTCTCCCACGGGCGCTCCCTCGGCTACAAGCGCTTTACCTGCACGTCCACAGGCAACACTTCCTCTTCTCTGGCCATGTACGCCAGCATGGCACAGGGCGAATCGTATGTATTCGTCCCGAACAAAAACATCTCTCTGAACAAAGTACTGCAGACACTTGCTTACGGGGCCAGGGTCATCAGCTTTGACGGTACCTATGACGACGGCATCCGCTTCTACGAGCAGCACAGCAAGGAGCTCGGCCTCTACATCTGCAACTCGATCAACCCGTTCCGCATAGAAGGGCAAAAGAGCATCGTGTATGAAATTGCCCAGTATCTGAACTGGAATCTGCCTGATTGGGTGGTGATTCCCGGCGGTGCGTTGAGCAATGTGACGGCACTGGGAAAAGGACTCCAGGATCTGAAGACTCTCGGTTTTATCGAAAAGGTTCCCCGTGTCGCCCTCGTCCAGGCGGAAGGTGCCAGTCCATTTCACCAGATGGTGTCGAAAGGGCGCACCCAGCTCATCCCAGAGCCTCATCCCTACACACGAGCTTCGGCTCTCAACATCGGCAATCCGCCCAGCTGGAAAAAAGCGTTGCGCACACTTGAGGAGACACGAGGCGTGACATGCTCCGTCACCGACCAGGAAATCCTGGATGCCAAAGCCTTGGTGGACAAGAGCGGGATCGGCTGTGAGCCTGCTTCTGCTGCAACGGTGGCCGGCCTGCGCAAGCTCGTTTCCCAGCAAATCATCGACAAGGACGAAACCGCCGTCTGCATCTTGACTGGAAATATGCTGAAAGACACCGACGCCCTGCACGAATATCACCTGGGCGAGACATCGAAAGGGGCTTTCCGCAACACGATTCAATCCGCCGAGCTTTCCTTGGAGAACATCGCTCGTCTCCTGTAA
- a CDS encoding FAD/NAD(P)-binding oxidoreductase, translating into MSGTKTHYKIVIVGGGSAGITVAARLLRLSRDLVGNVAIIDPARKHYYQPLWTLVGAGECTKEATEREEASVIPKGAAWVQDAVTEFRPNENAIVLASGSKLNYDYLVVAAGIQIDWDKVKGLKESIGKEGVCSNYSYDYVESTWDTIRNFKRGTAIFTNPNTPVKCGGAPQKIMYLADDYFLKSGVRSQASITFVSGGATIFGVKKYADALSRVIERKQIETRFRHNLIEIIRDKKQAVFENLDTGDHVIMPYDMLHAVPPMSAPDMIKKSPLAASDGWLDVDKWTLQHKRFGNVFGIGDCTNLPTSKTGAAIRKQGPVVVQNLLSLMSGKPIRNQYKGYTSCPLVTGYGKLILAEFDYEMNPQESFPFDQSRERLSMYLLKKELLPVMYWHGMLKGFM; encoded by the coding sequence ATGTCAGGGACGAAGACGCATTACAAAATAGTCATCGTCGGCGGCGGAAGCGCGGGAATTACGGTTGCTGCCCGTCTCCTGCGGCTATCGCGCGATTTGGTTGGAAATGTTGCCATCATTGATCCTGCAAGGAAACACTACTATCAACCATTATGGACGCTAGTGGGCGCTGGTGAATGTACCAAGGAGGCTACGGAACGGGAGGAGGCCTCGGTGATCCCGAAAGGCGCTGCATGGGTGCAAGATGCCGTCACCGAATTTCGGCCGAACGAGAATGCCATCGTATTGGCGTCGGGAAGCAAATTGAACTATGACTATCTGGTGGTCGCTGCAGGCATTCAAATCGATTGGGATAAGGTGAAGGGGCTAAAAGAGAGCATTGGCAAGGAAGGTGTATGCAGCAATTACTCTTACGATTATGTCGAGAGCACGTGGGACACCATTCGGAATTTTAAAAGAGGAACGGCGATTTTTACCAACCCGAACACTCCGGTGAAATGCGGCGGGGCTCCCCAGAAAATCATGTATCTGGCGGACGATTATTTCCTCAAATCAGGCGTCCGGTCTCAAGCCTCCATCACGTTTGTCTCTGGCGGAGCGACGATATTCGGTGTGAAAAAATACGCGGACGCATTATCGCGAGTCATTGAAAGAAAGCAAATAGAGACGCGGTTTAGGCATAACCTGATCGAAATCATCCGTGATAAGAAACAAGCAGTTTTCGAGAACCTCGATACGGGCGATCACGTGATCATGCCCTATGACATGCTCCATGCGGTGCCGCCGATGAGCGCCCCCGATATGATTAAAAAAAGTCCGCTTGCCGCAAGCGATGGTTGGCTCGACGTGGATAAGTGGACGCTGCAGCATAAACGCTTCGGCAACGTATTTGGGATTGGGGATTGCACGAATTTGCCAACATCAAAGACAGGGGCTGCGATCCGCAAGCAAGGGCCGGTGGTCGTGCAAAATCTTTTATCCTTGATGAGCGGAAAGCCCATTCGCAACCAGTACAAGGGTTATACCTCATGTCCGCTCGTGACGGGCTACGGAAAATTGATATTAGCTGAGTTTGATTATGAGATGAATCCCCAAGAGTCGTTTCCCTTTGATCAATCCCGTGAAAGGCTAAGCATGTATCTTCTGAAAAAAGAATTGCTTCCTGTCATGTATTGGCATGGCATGCTCAAAGGCTTCATGTAA
- a CDS encoding MBL fold metallo-hydrolase yields MLLKYFYDEKLAAASYLVGCQATGEAIVIDPARDIEKYAKAAKVNGVKIVGVTETHIHADYVSGAREIASRLGAVLYLSNEGGPDWSYQYASEYKHRFLQDGDTFNIGNLTFEVLHTPGHTPEHISLLLTDGGSPAKGPIGIFTGDFVFVGDVGRPDLLEKTANVSGSTEVMARNMFRSLSRFKKLPDYLQVWPAHGAGSACGKAIGAVQSSTVGYEKRTNWALQHEDEDDFIQSLLEGQPEPPTYFSRMKQVNKEGARLLREIHAPLHLDGSIDIVETWVDQGLVVDTRPAKVFAQKHVQGVINIPYDKSFVTWAGWLLNDDRPIYLLAEKQSVPDILLDLQSIGMDHVASTMDLTVFDLHGDSRFGKYEEATPEEVGDAVQTGQLHVLDVRYEKERAEGYIPGAAPIMLGFLPQRLRELPRDKPILVQCKTGKRSAIGVSLLQANGFKHVQNLIGGYDEWVKQGLPIVK; encoded by the coding sequence ATGTTACTCAAATATTTCTATGATGAAAAATTGGCTGCGGCGTCCTACCTGGTGGGATGCCAGGCGACCGGTGAGGCGATCGTGATTGATCCGGCGCGCGATATCGAAAAGTATGCCAAAGCGGCGAAAGTCAACGGGGTAAAGATAGTCGGCGTGACGGAAACGCATATTCATGCGGATTATGTCTCCGGCGCAAGGGAGATTGCTTCGAGACTCGGAGCTGTTTTGTATTTGTCCAATGAAGGGGGGCCCGATTGGAGTTACCAATACGCAAGCGAGTACAAACACCGTTTCCTCCAAGACGGGGACACATTCAACATTGGCAACCTGACATTCGAAGTGCTCCATACACCGGGACATACGCCAGAGCATATCTCCCTGCTCTTGACGGATGGAGGCTCGCCGGCGAAAGGACCGATCGGAATTTTTACAGGCGACTTCGTGTTTGTCGGAGACGTTGGACGTCCGGACCTTCTGGAGAAAACGGCAAACGTGAGCGGCTCCACCGAAGTGATGGCACGTAACATGTTTCGCTCTTTATCACGCTTCAAAAAGCTTCCAGACTATCTTCAAGTCTGGCCTGCGCATGGGGCAGGCAGTGCGTGCGGCAAGGCCATAGGGGCAGTCCAGTCAAGCACTGTCGGTTATGAAAAGCGTACGAATTGGGCGTTGCAGCATGAGGATGAGGATGATTTTATTCAGAGCTTGCTGGAAGGGCAGCCGGAGCCGCCCACATATTTCTCGAGGATGAAGCAAGTGAACAAGGAAGGGGCACGGCTGCTGCGAGAGATTCATGCGCCGCTTCACTTGGATGGCTCTATAGACATAGTCGAAACGTGGGTGGACCAAGGCTTGGTAGTGGACACTCGACCAGCAAAAGTCTTCGCCCAGAAACATGTACAGGGAGTAATCAATATTCCATACGACAAGTCATTTGTCACGTGGGCGGGATGGCTGCTGAATGATGATCGACCGATTTACCTATTGGCCGAAAAGCAGTCGGTTCCGGATATCTTGCTGGATTTGCAGTCTATCGGAATGGATCACGTGGCTTCCACGATGGACTTGACTGTCTTCGATCTCCATGGCGACTCGAGGTTTGGGAAATATGAAGAAGCGACACCTGAGGAGGTGGGGGATGCGGTGCAAACAGGACAACTGCATGTGCTTGATGTCCGTTATGAAAAAGAACGGGCGGAAGGGTACATCCCCGGGGCAGCACCTATCATGCTCGGTTTTTTGCCGCAGAGACTTCGGGAATTACCGCGCGACAAACCGATCCTGGTCCAATGCAAAACAGGTAAAAGATCAGCCATCGGCGTGAGTCTCCTGCAAGCGAACGGGTTTAAGCATGTACAGAATCTGATCGGCGGTTATGACGAGTGGGTCAAACAAGGACTTCCGATCGTCAAGTGA
- the metA gene encoding homoserine O-acetyltransferase MetA — translation MPIKLPDELPATEILAGENIFVMKESRAFTQDIRPLRIVILNLMPVKETTETQLLRLLGNTPLQVEIVLLHMSTHTSKNTSEEHLSMFYKTFEEIKHERFDGMVITGAPVEQLEFEEVTYWKELQEILDWKMTNVTSTLHICWGAQAGLYHHFGVPKHPLPEKIFGIFPHTLNKQNVKLFRGFDNYFHIPHSRHTENRREDIEKVPELEILSESEESGIYVVATKDERQIFVTGHSEYDPTTLQDEYQRDVGKGLDIAVPRNYYPKDDPNREPIVTWRAHANLMFSNWLNYYVYQETPYDLNNGK, via the coding sequence ATGCCAATCAAATTGCCTGACGAGCTGCCAGCAACGGAAATACTGGCTGGGGAAAACATTTTCGTGATGAAGGAGAGCAGAGCCTTCACGCAGGACATCCGGCCGCTGCGCATCGTCATTTTAAACCTGATGCCAGTCAAGGAAACGACTGAAACCCAGTTGCTCCGTCTCCTGGGGAACACACCGTTGCAGGTGGAAATCGTGCTGCTTCACATGTCCACTCACACCTCTAAAAACACATCGGAAGAGCATTTGTCGATGTTCTATAAAACGTTTGAGGAAATCAAGCATGAGCGCTTTGACGGAATGGTGATCACCGGAGCGCCCGTTGAACAGCTTGAATTTGAGGAAGTGACATACTGGAAGGAGCTGCAGGAAATTCTCGATTGGAAGATGACGAATGTCACCTCCACGCTCCACATTTGCTGGGGAGCGCAAGCGGGGCTGTATCATCACTTTGGAGTTCCCAAGCATCCGCTGCCGGAAAAGATCTTCGGAATATTCCCGCACACGCTGAACAAGCAGAATGTAAAGCTGTTCCGCGGGTTTGACAACTACTTTCACATCCCGCACTCCCGTCATACGGAAAATCGCCGGGAGGACATCGAGAAAGTGCCGGAGCTGGAGATCTTGTCAGAATCCGAGGAGTCGGGCATTTACGTCGTGGCGACCAAGGACGAACGGCAAATTTTCGTGACAGGGCACTCCGAGTACGATCCCACGACCTTGCAGGACGAGTACCAGCGCGACGTGGGCAAGGGGCTGGATATCGCGGTTCCGCGAAATTACTATCCCAAAGATGATCCGAACCGCGAGCCGATCGTCACCTGGCGCGCGCACGCAAACCTGATGTTCTCCAACTGGCTGAACTACTACGTCTACCAGGAAACGCCATACGATTTGAACAATGGCAAGTAA
- a CDS encoding nicotinate phosphoribosyltransferase produces the protein MQSSGVVLHTDKYQINMMYAHWINGTHNRKVAFEAYFRKLPFGNGYAVSAGLERIVAYIQNLRFEESDLVYLSEQEENYDPAFLEELRSLQFTGTLYSVKEGTLVFPNEPLIRVEGRMMEAQLVETALLNYMNYQTLIATKASRIKNVAGSDVLMEFGTRRAQEADAALWGTRAAYVGGFDATSNMLAGKMFNIPTKGTHAHSWVQSFDSEEEAFERFAQALPGQVTLLVDTYDTLSSGVPHAIALGKKLEAEGKQLSAVRLDSGDLAYLSIKTREMLDKAGLNYVKIVASNDLDEHTIMNLKVQGAKVDSWGVGTQLITAADQPTLGGVYKLVAREGANGEYLPTIKISGNPEKVTNPGIKDMYRLIDPETNKAIADYLCFPHEELVSTGAPLHLFNPSHPYLNKQLKKYKAEALLVPVFLDGELVYDLPSLEEIRAYHREQLNLFWPEYLRMLNPEHYRLYMSDEVWETKNRLMKEHMQK, from the coding sequence ATGCAATCGTCGGGTGTGGTACTGCACACAGATAAATATCAGATTAACATGATGTATGCCCATTGGATCAATGGCACGCACAATCGGAAAGTGGCGTTTGAGGCTTATTTCCGAAAGCTGCCTTTTGGCAATGGCTATGCCGTATCGGCCGGGCTGGAGCGGATCGTCGCGTACATACAGAACCTGCGTTTTGAAGAGAGCGATCTCGTCTATCTGAGTGAGCAGGAGGAGAACTACGACCCTGCTTTTCTGGAGGAACTGCGGAGTCTGCAGTTTACGGGGACGCTGTACTCGGTAAAGGAAGGCACGCTGGTATTTCCGAATGAACCGCTGATCCGCGTCGAAGGCCGGATGATGGAGGCGCAGCTGGTGGAAACTGCTCTGCTGAACTACATGAACTATCAGACTCTGATCGCGACCAAGGCTTCCCGCATTAAAAATGTGGCGGGCTCCGACGTTCTGATGGAATTCGGAACCCGGCGCGCACAGGAAGCAGACGCAGCGCTGTGGGGGACGAGAGCGGCTTATGTAGGCGGCTTCGACGCTACCTCCAACATGCTGGCAGGCAAAATGTTCAACATCCCGACAAAAGGGACGCACGCCCATTCCTGGGTGCAGAGCTTTGATAGCGAGGAAGAGGCATTCGAGCGTTTTGCCCAGGCGCTGCCAGGCCAGGTAACTCTTCTCGTAGATACGTACGATACGCTCAGCAGCGGAGTCCCTCATGCGATCGCACTGGGCAAAAAGCTGGAAGCGGAAGGGAAACAGCTGTCCGCAGTCAGACTGGATAGCGGTGATCTGGCTTACCTGTCGATCAAGACGCGGGAGATGCTGGACAAAGCGGGGCTGAATTACGTCAAGATCGTCGCATCCAACGACCTCGATGAGCATACGATCATGAACCTCAAGGTGCAGGGTGCGAAAGTGGACAGCTGGGGTGTCGGCACGCAGCTGATTACGGCGGCTGATCAACCGACTCTGGGCGGTGTCTACAAGCTGGTAGCGAGAGAGGGAGCGAATGGCGAATATTTGCCGACGATCAAAATCTCGGGCAATCCGGAGAAAGTGACGAATCCCGGAATCAAGGATATGTATCGTCTGATCGATCCGGAGACGAACAAGGCCATCGCTGACTACCTCTGTTTCCCGCATGAGGAACTGGTGTCGACGGGAGCTCCCCTGCACCTCTTCAATCCGAGCCATCCGTATCTGAACAAGCAGCTGAAAAAGTACAAAGCGGAAGCGCTTCTCGTCCCGGTCTTTCTCGATGGCGAGCTCGTGTACGACTTGCCGTCTCTGGAAGAGATTCGCGCCTATCACCGCGAGCAGCTGAATCTGTTCTGGCCGGAGTACTTGCGGATGCTCAATCCGGAGCATTACCGCCTGTATATGAGCGACGAGGTCTGGGAGACGAAGAATCGTTTGATGAAAGAACACATGCAAAAATAA
- a CDS encoding MOSC domain-containing protein, which translates to MSDRKIVYVSKGLPKNKLYNGQEFRSGIWKEQTDELHVHAHQIAEDDVANHAYHGGPDRVVCLYPFEHYAHWEKELDLPLEKSAFGENVTAENMREDQVCIGDVYQFGEAILQVTQGRYPCATINKRNNNNQLLKHIIATGYTGYFFRVLQEGTIKSDSPIIQLSAHPLQVSVASIHHLYFHETAPDPKALARMLEVEELALPWRNKLLEKQQKL; encoded by the coding sequence ATGTCAGACAGAAAAATCGTATACGTGAGCAAAGGATTGCCCAAGAACAAGCTATACAACGGACAAGAATTTCGCTCCGGCATATGGAAGGAGCAAACGGACGAGCTGCATGTCCACGCTCATCAAATCGCAGAGGACGATGTGGCCAATCATGCGTATCACGGCGGCCCAGACCGTGTCGTCTGCCTCTATCCTTTTGAACATTATGCCCATTGGGAGAAGGAACTCGATCTACCATTGGAAAAATCGGCATTCGGTGAAAATGTGACTGCCGAAAATATGCGTGAAGATCAGGTGTGCATCGGGGATGTCTATCAGTTCGGGGAAGCGATTCTGCAAGTCACACAAGGTCGATATCCTTGTGCCACGATTAATAAACGCAATAACAACAACCAGCTGTTAAAACACATCATCGCGACCGGGTACACCGGGTACTTTTTCCGTGTCTTGCAGGAAGGAACGATCAAGTCGGATTCCCCTATCATCCAGCTGTCCGCCCATCCCTTGCAGGTGAGTGTCGCATCGATTCACCACTTGTACTTCCACGAGACAGCTCCAGACCCAAAGGCGCTGGCGCGGATGCTCGAAGTGGAGGAGCTCGCCCTGCCCTGGCGCAATAAGCTGCTCGAAAAACAGCAGAAGCTATGA
- a CDS encoding undecaprenyl-diphosphate phosphatase: MDLWQIFVAFVLGLVEGLTEFAPVSSTGHMIIVDDTLLHSKALFSPEVANTFKVVIQLGSILAAVIVFKDRFLSLLGLKKMSPDGNGPGHKLRLSQVFVGLLPAAVLGLLFNDYIDEYLFSINTVLIGLVAGALLMIAADWFRPGKPKAASVDQITYKQALIIGLFQCIALWPGFSRSGSTISGGVLLGLSHRAASDFTFIMAVPVMAGASFLSLLKHWQYITADTLPFFIVGFISAFIFALLAIRFFLQLINKIKLVPFALYRIVLAAIIFFVFM; encoded by the coding sequence ATGGATCTTTGGCAAATCTTCGTGGCGTTTGTGTTGGGACTCGTAGAAGGTCTCACGGAATTTGCGCCTGTCTCTTCAACTGGGCACATGATTATCGTCGATGATACCCTATTGCACTCAAAGGCCCTGTTTTCGCCTGAAGTTGCGAACACCTTCAAGGTGGTCATCCAGCTCGGCTCGATTTTAGCTGCCGTCATCGTCTTTAAGGATCGCTTTCTCAGCCTTCTCGGTCTGAAAAAAATGTCTCCGGATGGAAACGGCCCCGGACACAAGCTCCGTTTGTCGCAGGTCTTTGTTGGTCTATTGCCGGCTGCCGTACTGGGTTTGCTGTTTAATGATTACATCGATGAGTATCTGTTCTCGATCAACACCGTGCTGATTGGACTGGTAGCAGGAGCGCTTCTGATGATTGCCGCAGACTGGTTCCGTCCAGGCAAGCCAAAAGCTGCGAGCGTCGACCAGATCACGTACAAGCAAGCTCTCATCATCGGCCTGTTTCAATGTATTGCCCTTTGGCCGGGTTTTTCCCGCTCGGGTTCTACCATTTCAGGAGGCGTGCTGCTCGGCCTCAGTCACCGTGCAGCCTCCGACTTTACCTTTATCATGGCGGTTCCTGTCATGGCAGGCGCCAGCTTCCTGTCACTATTGAAGCACTGGCAGTACATCACGGCTGATACACTCCCCTTTTTCATCGTGGGATTCATCAGTGCCTTCATTTTTGCCCTGCTGGCCATTCGCTTCTTCCTCCAGCTGATCAACAAGATCAAGCTGGTTCCGTTCGCCTTGTACCGCATCGTGCTGGCTGCGATCATCTTCTTTGTCTTCATGTAA
- the pepV gene encoding dipeptidase PepV, with translation MVNWYEEVQRREEKLLHDMDGLLRIPSVKQMETSAEGAPMGKEIGRALEYMLDLSSRDGFRIANLEGYVGYAELGDSPSDDYIAVLGHLDVVAATGEWTSPPYEPKIREGRLYARGAIDDKGPMLAAYYGLKIVKELGLPLRHKIRFIFGTDEESGSRCMARYRETEKLPLAGFTPDADFPIVHAEKGQINTRVMLAKAETPAEWPADEQPAGYLRSFYGGGTANMVPESARAVIAGEAPVLEHLACAYRAYCEGRGRKGTAQIEAGQIVLAMEGKAAHGMEPHLGVNAALELIHFLAPQSLQPDAERFLACVDTLLFEDYGGVALGIAFADEISGALTINSGILQFEPLGESFFHINLRYPVTDEASRILEVISERVGKYGFVVEPPLLKKGHHVAKDHPMIRILQQIYQETTGEEPTLLSTGGGTYAYHIGNGVAFGPLFPGKTSLAHQADEYIEVEDLLLSAAMYARAIYEMANAEYR, from the coding sequence ATGGTCAACTGGTATGAGGAAGTGCAAAGGCGCGAGGAAAAACTGCTCCATGACATGGACGGGCTGCTGCGCATTCCCAGTGTGAAGCAGATGGAGACGAGCGCAGAGGGAGCACCGATGGGAAAAGAGATTGGCCGCGCGCTGGAGTATATGCTGGACCTGTCTTCACGAGATGGCTTTCGCATTGCCAATCTGGAGGGGTATGTCGGGTACGCAGAGCTGGGGGATTCCCCATCGGACGATTACATAGCCGTTTTGGGGCATTTGGATGTCGTAGCCGCGACGGGAGAATGGACATCGCCGCCCTATGAACCGAAGATCCGGGAGGGAAGGCTGTATGCGCGCGGAGCCATCGATGACAAGGGACCGATGCTCGCTGCTTACTACGGTCTCAAAATCGTCAAGGAGCTTGGGCTTCCCCTGAGGCACAAGATCCGTTTTATCTTTGGCACCGATGAGGAGAGCGGAAGCCGCTGCATGGCGCGCTACCGGGAGACGGAAAAGCTGCCGCTTGCAGGCTTCACGCCGGATGCCGATTTCCCCATCGTTCATGCGGAGAAAGGGCAGATCAACACGCGAGTGATGCTGGCAAAGGCAGAAACGCCTGCAGAGTGGCCCGCAGATGAGCAGCCCGCTGGATACCTGCGTTCCTTTTACGGAGGGGGTACGGCCAACATGGTGCCGGAATCCGCTCGAGCTGTCATTGCAGGTGAGGCTCCTGTCCTGGAGCATCTCGCTTGTGCATATAGGGCTTACTGCGAGGGCAGAGGGCGCAAGGGGACGGCGCAGATCGAAGCAGGGCAGATCGTCCTGGCGATGGAGGGAAAGGCGGCGCATGGGATGGAGCCGCATCTGGGAGTCAATGCCGCTCTTGAGCTCATCCATTTTCTTGCACCGCAGAGCCTTCAGCCGGATGCGGAGCGCTTTTTGGCGTGCGTGGATACGCTGCTCTTTGAAGATTATGGGGGAGTGGCATTGGGGATCGCTTTTGCGGACGAGATCTCCGGTGCGCTCACAATCAATAGCGGCATCCTGCAATTTGAACCTCTGGGCGAGTCGTTTTTCCACATCAATCTTCGTTACCCCGTGACGGATGAAGCGAGCAGAATACTGGAAGTCATCTCAGAGCGGGTAGGAAAGTACGGCTTCGTCGTGGAGCCGCCTCTCTTGAAAAAAGGTCATCACGTCGCAAAGGACCATCCGATGATCCGCATCCTGCAGCAAATCTATCAGGAGACGACGGGCGAGGAGCCGACACTGCTGTCTACAGGCGGGGGAACCTACGCCTATCACATCGGCAACGGCGTAGCATTCGGTCCGCTGTTTCCGGGGAAAACTTCGCTGGCCCATCAGGCGGACGAGTACATCGAGGTGGAAGACTTGTTATTGTCTGCCGCCATGTATGCGCGGGCGATCTATGAAATGGCAAATGCGGAGTATCGGTAG